A window from Armatimonas rosea encodes these proteins:
- a CDS encoding HEAT repeat domain-containing protein yields the protein MPESPSVLFDKTAPTDQRWKAMYELAAAKKALRAQAHRTLLQIAFDQTETIEVRHIALCSLANSRGRQRLTYHLLPLILDKDAPWELRAEAAHVLGMASEHRPFAIRALMSAWKTAPPRVRVYIAYALACHGGQRAIPILRESIHDFTPAHDLPWTLAQECRWAILCCRGASWCVEGPEDPVLLSPEWEQRTQYLRAKGRRVFPRNCR from the coding sequence GTGCCTGAGTCCCCTTCCGTTCTCTTCGACAAGACCGCTCCCACCGACCAGCGCTGGAAGGCGATGTATGAGCTGGCGGCCGCAAAAAAAGCGCTGCGAGCACAGGCGCACCGGACATTGCTTCAGATTGCCTTCGACCAGACAGAGACCATCGAGGTTCGTCATATTGCCCTTTGCAGCCTGGCAAACTCCCGAGGTCGTCAGCGCCTAACGTATCATCTCCTACCACTGATTCTTGACAAAGACGCCCCCTGGGAGCTGCGTGCCGAAGCGGCGCATGTGCTGGGAATGGCATCGGAGCACCGCCCGTTTGCAATCCGTGCCCTCATGAGCGCCTGGAAGACCGCTCCACCGAGAGTGCGGGTCTATATCGCCTATGCCTTGGCCTGTCATGGTGGTCAGAGAGCCATCCCCATCCTACGAGAGAGCATTCACGACTTCACCCCGGCCCATGACTTGCCCTGGACACTGGCGCAGGAGTGCCGGTGGGCGATTCTCTGTTGCCGTGGTGCAAGCTGGTGCGTCGAAGGGCCGGAAGACCCGGTGCTCCTCAGCCCGGAGTGGGAGCAGCGGACACAGTACTTGCGCGCCAAGGGCCGCCGCGTCTTTCCCCGAAACTGCCGATAG
- a CDS encoding bifunctional YncE family protein/alkaline phosphatase family protein, whose translation MKKALLATVLGLATVGFTLQATQTRKMGKQPDGTFQVSSGQVIQAGTIAFDGRPVDIALHPDGKTLAVLGQNKVFLAIESGGIPGTDVPLGAGAGAHGLVWTPDGTRLFASVSNGIVQECLFENGKLTAGRKLEFAGKDNPRPTGLCLTRDGKTLFVALMDRDSIAEVEVLSGKVVRTLPTQKLPFAVALSTDEKTVLATNWGGRPVTDEDELENGERAESNGAWLVSDPRGFTATGSVSILARDGASTTHVPVGLHPTALLLDGNRAFVANAASDSISVIDLAQKRVAATWPLTWGKNRLLGAMPGALAMVRRPISTEPSPRALERFPSSPVAPSSREEGHETASLPGEARAIRGREVPEFHEGGEMAQILLVACGGDNAIAEVDAATGKVLGYRPAGYYPMALAPVGAGKIFALNTKGNGSVRRTVLGQAGNAHDFQGSISVIDRSTDLKAATARVAQLNSWDAPRATPKLKVFNGEIKHVLYIIKENRTYDEVFGDMKEGNGEVSLCGLGEEVTPNHHALARSFTLFDNGYVSGTNSADGHQWTDTAMANDYLEHMYTGYRTYPDDGDDPMGISSAGALWDAALKKKKSVRIYGEFCDDSSNIISPKPKDWLEVWQARGTDKFTYKSVPKVHNVKKLAHPNYLYWPLLQSDQVKADIFIEEYQKFSKADTVPNLMVMSLPSDHTEGLSAEYPKPKSMVADNDLALGRIVEAVSKSPQWKNTAIFVIEDDAQAGPDHVDGHRTVFACYSPYVKRGFVDSNFYTTVTMLSTIEKMLGLDPMNKFDANTPPMAACFTDTPNFSAFTAVPNRTKLGEMNTPRAALSASEKKWYDLSASLDWSQPDAADFATLNRILWHNLHPGH comes from the coding sequence ATGAAGAAAGCTCTCCTCGCCACCGTGCTTGGCCTTGCCACCGTTGGCTTCACGCTCCAGGCCACCCAGACCCGCAAGATGGGCAAGCAACCCGATGGCACGTTCCAGGTCTCGTCGGGGCAGGTGATCCAGGCGGGGACGATCGCTTTCGATGGGCGCCCGGTGGATATCGCGCTCCATCCCGATGGCAAGACCCTGGCGGTGCTGGGGCAGAACAAGGTCTTTCTGGCGATCGAGAGCGGGGGGATTCCCGGCACCGACGTGCCGCTTGGCGCGGGCGCGGGTGCCCATGGGCTGGTCTGGACACCTGATGGGACGCGGCTTTTTGCCAGTGTGAGCAATGGGATCGTGCAGGAGTGCCTCTTTGAAAACGGAAAGCTGACGGCGGGGCGGAAGCTGGAGTTTGCCGGCAAGGACAACCCGCGCCCGACCGGACTGTGCCTGACGCGTGACGGTAAGACGCTCTTTGTGGCCTTGATGGACCGCGACAGCATCGCCGAGGTCGAGGTTTTGAGTGGGAAGGTCGTCCGCACCCTCCCCACCCAGAAGCTCCCGTTTGCCGTCGCGCTCTCCACCGATGAAAAGACCGTGCTTGCGACCAACTGGGGCGGGCGGCCCGTCACCGACGAGGACGAGCTGGAGAACGGCGAGCGTGCCGAGTCCAACGGAGCCTGGCTCGTCAGCGACCCGCGCGGCTTTACCGCCACGGGCAGCGTGAGCATCCTCGCACGCGACGGCGCTAGCACTACTCACGTTCCCGTTGGCCTGCACCCGACCGCGCTCCTTCTCGATGGCAACCGCGCCTTTGTCGCCAACGCCGCCAGCGACAGCATCAGTGTGATTGACTTGGCGCAGAAGCGTGTCGCGGCCACGTGGCCGCTGACCTGGGGAAAGAATCGGCTACTCGGCGCGATGCCGGGGGCACTGGCGATGGTTAGACGTCCCATCTCCACTGAGCCATCTCCCCGCGCCTTAGAGCGCTTCCCCTCTTCCCCTGTTGCTCCTTCGTCGCGGGAAGAAGGGCATGAGACTGCCTCTCTTCCCGGCGAGGCACGAGCCATCAGGGGAAGAGAGGTGCCTGAGTTCCACGAAGGCGGAGAGATGGCACAAATCCTCCTGGTTGCCTGTGGCGGGGACAATGCGATTGCGGAGGTGGATGCGGCGACCGGTAAAGTGCTGGGCTACCGTCCCGCAGGCTACTACCCCATGGCGCTTGCTCCCGTGGGGGCGGGGAAGATTTTTGCCCTCAATACCAAGGGCAATGGCTCGGTGCGGCGCACGGTGCTGGGGCAGGCGGGCAATGCCCACGACTTTCAGGGGAGCATCTCGGTGATCGACCGGAGCACCGACCTGAAGGCGGCGACGGCGCGGGTGGCGCAGCTCAATAGCTGGGACGCGCCCCGCGCGACGCCCAAGCTCAAGGTCTTCAATGGCGAGATTAAGCACGTCCTCTACATCATCAAAGAGAACCGCACCTACGACGAAGTGTTCGGCGACATGAAGGAGGGGAATGGGGAGGTTTCACTCTGTGGGCTGGGCGAGGAGGTGACCCCCAACCACCACGCGCTCGCCCGGAGCTTCACCCTCTTTGACAATGGCTATGTCAGCGGCACCAACTCCGCCGATGGCCACCAGTGGACCGACACCGCGATGGCCAACGACTACTTAGAGCACATGTACACCGGCTACCGCACCTACCCCGATGACGGCGATGACCCCATGGGGATCTCGTCGGCGGGGGCGCTCTGGGACGCGGCGCTGAAGAAGAAGAAGTCGGTGCGTATCTATGGGGAGTTCTGCGACGATAGCAGCAATATTATCTCGCCCAAGCCCAAGGACTGGCTGGAGGTCTGGCAGGCGCGCGGGACAGACAAGTTCACATATAAGTCCGTGCCTAAGGTGCATAATGTCAAGAAGCTGGCGCACCCGAACTACCTCTACTGGCCGCTTCTCCAGAGCGATCAGGTCAAGGCGGATATCTTTATCGAGGAGTACCAAAAGTTCAGTAAGGCCGATACCGTGCCCAACCTGATGGTGATGTCGCTGCCCTCCGACCACACGGAAGGGCTCTCCGCCGAGTACCCCAAGCCCAAGAGCATGGTCGCCGATAACGACCTCGCGCTGGGGCGGATTGTGGAGGCCGTGAGCAAGTCGCCGCAGTGGAAGAACACCGCGATCTTTGTGATCGAGGACGATGCCCAGGCGGGGCCGGACCATGTCGATGGACACCGGACGGTCTTTGCGTGCTACTCGCCCTATGTCAAGCGCGGCTTTGTGGACTCGAACTTCTACACCACGGTGACCATGCTCTCCACCATCGAGAAGATGCTGGGGCTAGACCCAATGAACAAGTTCGATGCCAACACGCCGCCCATGGCTGCCTGCTTCACCGACACGCCCAACTTCTCGGCCTTTACCGCCGTCCCCAACCGCACCAAGCTGGGCGAGATGAACACGCCCCGCGCCGCGCTCTCCGCCTCCGAGAAGAAGTGGTACGATCTCTCCGCCTCGCTCGACTGGAGCCAGCCCGATGCCGCGGACTTTGCGACCCTCAACCGCATCCTCTGGCATAACCTGCATCCCGGGCATTGA
- a CDS encoding DUF1501 domain-containing protein, whose product MDPKLEREAALMETRRQLFSNAARTGLGTAALASLESKGALKALHHPAKVKRVIYLFQSGAPSHLDLFDPKPGLEKRFDEDLPDSIRQGQRITGMTSGQKRLPVAPSMFKFQKYGKSGMELSELLPHTSKIADELCLIRSMHTDAINHDPAITFIQTGSQQPGRPSMGAWLSYGLGSENSELPAFLVLLSLASSGANDQPLFGRLWGSGFLPSIHQGVKLRSVGDPVLHLNDPAGFSRDDRRRMLDGLEKLNAMQSARVHDPEIVTRIAQYEMAYKMQASVPDLMDLSKESPATFERYGPESRKPGTFAANCLLARRLAERGVRFIQLYHRGWDQHGGLPGAIRSQCKDTDQPSAALVMDLKERGLLDDTLVIWGGEFGRTVYCQGELKRDNYGRDHHGRAFSLWMTGGGVKKGIVHGATDDYGYNITQDPVPVHDFNATILHLLGIDHTRLTYRYQGRDFRLTDVEGTVVKKILA is encoded by the coding sequence ATGGACCCCAAATTGGAACGCGAGGCCGCGCTGATGGAGACGCGCCGCCAGCTTTTCTCGAACGCCGCCCGAACCGGCCTGGGCACCGCAGCGCTTGCGAGCCTTGAGAGCAAGGGAGCGCTCAAGGCGCTGCACCACCCGGCCAAGGTCAAGCGGGTGATCTATCTCTTCCAGAGCGGCGCGCCCAGCCACCTGGACCTGTTCGACCCCAAGCCCGGACTGGAGAAGCGCTTCGACGAAGACCTGCCCGACTCCATTCGCCAGGGGCAGCGCATCACGGGGATGACCAGTGGGCAGAAGCGCCTGCCCGTGGCACCGTCGATGTTTAAGTTCCAAAAGTACGGCAAGAGCGGGATGGAGCTCTCCGAGCTCCTGCCGCACACGTCCAAGATCGCCGATGAGCTTTGCCTGATCCGCTCGATGCACACCGATGCGATCAACCACGACCCGGCGATCACGTTTATTCAGACCGGAAGCCAGCAACCGGGCCGCCCGAGCATGGGCGCGTGGCTAAGCTACGGCCTCGGGTCGGAGAATAGCGAGCTACCCGCGTTCCTGGTGCTCCTCTCGCTGGCATCGAGCGGGGCCAATGACCAGCCGCTCTTTGGCCGGCTCTGGGGCAGTGGGTTTCTTCCGAGTATTCATCAAGGGGTCAAGCTACGCTCGGTGGGGGACCCGGTGCTCCACCTCAACGACCCCGCGGGCTTCTCGCGCGACGATAGACGGCGGATGCTGGACGGGCTGGAGAAGCTCAATGCCATGCAGTCCGCGCGTGTCCACGACCCGGAGATTGTCACCCGCATCGCGCAGTACGAGATGGCCTATAAGATGCAGGCATCGGTGCCGGACCTGATGGACCTGTCGAAAGAATCCCCCGCGACCTTTGAGCGCTACGGGCCGGAGAGCCGCAAGCCGGGGACCTTTGCCGCCAACTGCCTGCTCGCGCGGCGCCTGGCGGAGCGGGGCGTGCGCTTTATCCAACTCTACCACCGCGGCTGGGACCAGCACGGCGGCCTGCCTGGCGCGATTCGGAGCCAGTGCAAAGACACCGATCAGCCGTCGGCGGCGCTGGTGATGGACCTCAAGGAGCGCGGCCTGCTCGACGATACGCTCGTGATCTGGGGGGGAGAGTTTGGGCGCACGGTCTACTGCCAAGGCGAGCTCAAGCGCGACAACTACGGCCGCGACCACCACGGCCGCGCTTTCTCCCTCTGGATGACCGGCGGCGGCGTCAAGAAGGGGATTGTCCACGGCGCCACCGACGACTACGGCTACAACATCACCCAAGACCCCGTGCCCGTCCACGACTTCAACGCGACCATCCTGCACCTGCTCGGCATCGACCACACCCGCCTGACCTACCGCTACCAGGGCCGCGACTTCCGCCTGACGGATGTGGAAGGCACTGTCGTGAAGAAGATTCTGGCGTAG
- a CDS encoding phytanoyl-CoA dioxygenase family protein → MLFTDSTPILDDGDALRERAATDGYLFFRGLLPAEAILPVRADLLNVVRQHGWLTDEATGTLDVAALAAVPESRMRTDIGVSAAAYDAVQKLESVHALPHHPRLLALYNTLFADEVLVHARHIIRMISPHPAVFPTPPHQDFPLIQGTQNTWTCWFPIGDCPRSMGSLKVLRGSHKLGYLPLKPAKGAGAIAVQTCPWEENEDDWIEGDFALGDVLTFPAFTVHKALPSQFADRIRLSFDVRYQPLSEPVEEKSLLPHCGLTWEQVYETWHTDDLKYYWRKLPLIYSGWNPKLLQPERRIC, encoded by the coding sequence ATGCTTTTCACAGACTCCACGCCGATCCTCGACGATGGCGACGCACTGCGGGAGCGCGCCGCCACCGACGGCTACCTCTTCTTCCGAGGCCTGCTCCCCGCGGAGGCGATCCTGCCCGTCCGCGCGGACCTGCTTAATGTCGTCCGCCAGCACGGCTGGCTCACCGACGAAGCCACGGGGACGCTGGATGTCGCGGCGCTCGCCGCCGTGCCGGAGTCGCGTATGCGCACCGATATTGGGGTCTCGGCTGCGGCCTACGATGCGGTGCAGAAGCTCGAGAGTGTCCATGCCCTGCCGCACCACCCGAGGCTCTTGGCGCTCTACAATACGCTCTTCGCCGATGAGGTGCTCGTGCACGCGCGGCACATCATCCGCATGATCTCCCCGCACCCCGCGGTCTTCCCGACGCCGCCGCACCAGGACTTCCCGCTGATCCAGGGGACGCAAAACACCTGGACCTGCTGGTTCCCCATCGGAGACTGCCCGCGCAGCATGGGCTCACTGAAAGTCCTGCGTGGCTCGCACAAGCTGGGCTACCTGCCGCTGAAACCCGCCAAGGGCGCGGGAGCAATCGCCGTGCAGACCTGCCCCTGGGAAGAAAACGAAGACGACTGGATCGAGGGCGACTTTGCCCTCGGGGATGTGCTGACGTTTCCTGCCTTCACGGTCCACAAAGCCCTCCCCAGCCAGTTCGCCGACCGCATCCGCCTCTCGTTCGATGTGCGCTACCAGCCCCTCTCCGAGCCCGTGGAAGAAAAGTCGCTCCTCCCACACTGCGGCCTGACCTGGGAGCAGGTCTACGAAACCTGGCACACCGACGACCTGAAATACTACTGGCGCAAGCTCCCGCTGATCTACTCCGGCTGGAACCCCAAGCTCCTCCAGCCCGAACGGCGGATTTGCTGA
- a CDS encoding phytanoyl-CoA dioxygenase family protein, protein MKNQLSEAQLASYRENGFLVIENFLDSGELAHWQKTTQEAVDQRLALTAAGVSSTETNRILSNQHNPDSYYAQVFTQCIKLLETHDGMKELMLDPRLGELAATLAGVDGIRIWHDQALFKPPFGNPTGWHLDNPYWSFSTRDTLSLWVALDDATLGNGCMWYIPGSHKTATWENAGIGQNMSDLFKLYPQWREIEPVACPCPAGSAVFHNGLTAHGAGANMTNKPRRAMTCGYMPDGATFNGQQNILPDDYFQSLKIGDVLNNDTLNPLVWKKAAP, encoded by the coding sequence ATGAAGAACCAACTCTCGGAGGCGCAGCTCGCTTCCTATCGGGAAAACGGCTTCCTGGTGATCGAGAACTTTCTCGACTCGGGGGAGCTGGCCCACTGGCAGAAGACGACCCAGGAGGCGGTGGACCAGCGCCTCGCGCTGACCGCGGCGGGGGTGAGCAGCACGGAGACCAACCGAATTCTCTCCAACCAGCACAACCCCGACAGCTACTACGCCCAGGTGTTCACCCAGTGCATCAAGCTGCTGGAGACCCACGATGGCATGAAGGAGCTGATGCTGGACCCGCGCCTCGGGGAGCTGGCCGCGACCTTGGCGGGAGTCGATGGCATCCGTATCTGGCACGACCAAGCGCTCTTCAAGCCGCCCTTTGGCAACCCCACCGGCTGGCACCTCGACAACCCGTACTGGAGTTTTTCTACCCGCGACACGCTCTCGCTCTGGGTGGCGCTCGACGATGCCACGCTGGGCAATGGCTGCATGTGGTACATCCCCGGCTCGCACAAGACTGCTACTTGGGAGAACGCGGGGATCGGGCAGAACATGTCGGATCTGTTCAAGCTCTATCCCCAGTGGCGCGAGATCGAGCCGGTGGCCTGTCCGTGTCCGGCGGGCTCGGCGGTCTTTCACAATGGGCTGACCGCGCACGGGGCGGGGGCGAACATGACCAACAAGCCCCGCCGCGCGATGACCTGCGGCTACATGCCCGATGGCGCGACCTTCAACGGCCAGCAGAACATCCTCCCCGACGATTATTTTCAGAGCCTGAAGATCGGCGATGTCCTCAACAACGACACGCTCAACCCGCTGGTCTGGAAAAAAGCCGCCCCCTAG
- a CDS encoding cysteine dioxygenase yields MNRETLIRYIRGRKAFYSDPTQLLHAVTPALARFAQHHDLDTAILPTISKGLYVRQRLTAPDEDFQLIAAFWGPQSAAPIHDHDEVTGAVTALQGTVSETKFALKGSEKNIVFLEASETETLGIGQVSPIYPGEALQRHDMRNNSETWAVTLHLYLTPLVQFRIYVPNEEGGYSSLPRTLWFD; encoded by the coding sequence ATGAACCGAGAGACCTTGATTCGCTACATCCGTGGACGCAAAGCCTTCTACAGCGACCCTACCCAGCTCCTCCACGCCGTGACTCCTGCCTTGGCACGATTTGCCCAGCACCATGACCTAGACACAGCGATTCTCCCCACTATCTCCAAGGGGCTCTATGTGCGACAGCGACTCACGGCCCCCGACGAAGACTTTCAGCTGATTGCTGCGTTCTGGGGCCCGCAGAGCGCCGCCCCTATCCATGACCACGATGAAGTGACGGGAGCAGTCACGGCACTCCAAGGCACGGTGAGCGAGACCAAGTTTGCTCTGAAAGGTAGCGAAAAAAATATCGTCTTTCTGGAGGCCAGCGAGACGGAGACACTGGGTATCGGCCAGGTGAGCCCGATCTATCCGGGCGAAGCCCTCCAGCGCCATGACATGCGCAATAACTCAGAGACCTGGGCCGTCACACTTCATCTCTACCTAACCCCATTAGTACAGTTTCGTATCTATGTCCCCAACGAGGAAGGCGGCTACAGCTCCCTGCCACGCACTCTTTGGTTTGACTAG
- a CDS encoding DUF2237 family protein: protein MARNVLGDPLVPCSHAPLTGFYRDGCCNTGREDRGLHLVCAVMTAEFLAFSKGAGNDLSTPREEWGFPGLKPGDRWCLCMERWVEAYQAGFAPKVVLEATNELALEWADLATLKEHAA from the coding sequence ATGGCACGAAATGTTTTAGGCGATCCCTTGGTTCCCTGCTCCCATGCGCCGCTCACCGGGTTTTATCGCGATGGTTGCTGCAACACGGGACGTGAGGACCGCGGCCTGCACCTGGTCTGTGCGGTGATGACAGCGGAGTTTCTCGCCTTCTCCAAGGGCGCAGGCAACGACCTGAGCACGCCACGTGAGGAGTGGGGCTTTCCCGGCCTCAAGCCCGGCGACCGCTGGTGCTTGTGCATGGAGCGCTGGGTCGAGGCCTACCAGGCAGGCTTTGCGCCCAAGGTCGTGCTGGAGGCGACCAATGAGCTGGCCCTGGAGTGGGCCGATCTGGCAACCCTAAAAGAGCACGCGGCATGA
- a CDS encoding glycoside hydrolase family protein has translation MALSSASLKLILQFEVGGGQAYYEKKLKSPTWPGEASGVTIGVGYDLGYYEKETIQADWEAYLTPKDLKRLLACAGKKGKDAEKAIAGVKDIVVDWDDALAVFKNTTIATFWRKTKATFPGVENLPPNVRGALLSLVFNRGTSLVGERRKEMRAIKDLVATKDYAAIAEQLEAMKRIWVGTTIAEGMNRRRDAEAALVRTALKA, from the coding sequence ATGGCCCTTAGTAGCGCGTCGCTCAAGCTGATCTTGCAGTTCGAGGTGGGCGGCGGACAGGCCTACTACGAAAAGAAGCTCAAGTCCCCCACCTGGCCCGGGGAGGCCTCCGGTGTCACGATCGGGGTGGGCTACGACCTGGGCTACTACGAGAAAGAGACGATCCAGGCAGACTGGGAAGCCTACCTCACCCCCAAGGACCTCAAGCGCCTCCTGGCCTGCGCGGGCAAGAAGGGCAAGGACGCCGAGAAGGCCATCGCGGGCGTCAAAGATATCGTCGTGGACTGGGACGATGCTCTGGCGGTCTTTAAGAACACGACAATCGCGACCTTCTGGCGCAAGACCAAGGCCACCTTTCCCGGCGTGGAGAACCTCCCTCCCAATGTCCGTGGTGCCCTGCTCTCCCTGGTCTTTAACCGGGGGACGTCGCTGGTGGGCGAGCGGCGTAAAGAGATGCGCGCCATCAAGGACCTGGTCGCCACGAAAGACTACGCCGCCATCGCCGAGCAGCTGGAGGCCATGAAGCGTATCTGGGTGGGGACAACGATTGCAGAGGGCATGAACCGGCGGCGCGATGCGGAAGCGGCTCTTGTCCGAACCGCCCTCAAGGCATAA
- a CDS encoding ABC transporter permease — MHFLESIRVAITALIANKLRSLLTMLGVIIGVGAVIIMISIIQGARQKVVKDFNENGTNVVFAFYAPKREKRNLGKFEGLTMDDVEAIERRATLIETIVPRLEGPAKVVRGKKDFNAKAVGATGDYLSVNPVKVEQGRFFLGSGLNLKGALDAVAEQQANELKVAHGRFLGIDDQQTWAKVCVIGDKIKKQLFETDEDPLGQVITVSIGQARLPLTVVGVLEYKGNNNFGDTSPDEQILIPFSTMQKRFSGSRVVAALSARSKGDGTAEAAADQIFAILKARHPDQAQDFIIDTQEGLLKRLDQVLLVFQVVLGGVGFLSLLVGGIGIMNIMLVSVTERTKEIGIRKAVGAKRNDILLQFVTESMTVSGLGGLLGVAFGYGVSAAIGFAMKDRLPTFVPLWAAGLGFGFAVSVGMFFGIYPAVRASKLDPINALRYE, encoded by the coding sequence GTGCACTTTCTAGAATCCATACGCGTTGCGATCACCGCGCTGATCGCCAACAAGCTGCGCTCGCTCTTGACCATGCTCGGGGTCATCATTGGCGTGGGGGCGGTGATCATCATGATCTCCATCATCCAGGGCGCTCGCCAAAAAGTCGTCAAGGACTTCAATGAAAATGGCACCAACGTGGTCTTTGCCTTCTATGCCCCCAAGCGGGAGAAGCGCAACCTAGGCAAGTTCGAGGGCTTGACCATGGACGATGTCGAGGCGATCGAGCGCCGGGCAACCCTGATCGAGACCATTGTGCCCCGCCTAGAAGGCCCCGCCAAGGTCGTCCGTGGCAAGAAAGACTTCAATGCCAAGGCGGTTGGCGCGACGGGCGACTATCTCTCGGTGAACCCGGTGAAGGTGGAGCAGGGGCGCTTCTTCTTGGGGAGTGGCCTCAACCTGAAGGGCGCGCTCGATGCGGTCGCGGAGCAGCAGGCCAATGAGCTCAAGGTTGCCCATGGGCGTTTTTTAGGAATCGACGATCAACAAACCTGGGCGAAGGTCTGTGTGATCGGGGATAAGATCAAGAAGCAGCTGTTTGAGACCGACGAAGACCCGCTTGGGCAGGTGATCACGGTCTCGATTGGCCAGGCGCGGCTTCCCCTTACCGTGGTGGGGGTGCTGGAGTACAAGGGCAACAACAACTTTGGGGATACGTCGCCCGATGAGCAGATCCTGATTCCCTTCTCGACCATGCAGAAGCGCTTCAGCGGGAGCCGGGTCGTGGCGGCGCTCTCCGCGCGCTCCAAGGGGGACGGCACGGCGGAGGCGGCGGCGGACCAGATCTTTGCCATCCTCAAGGCACGCCACCCGGACCAAGCGCAAGACTTCATTATCGATACGCAAGAGGGGCTCCTCAAGCGCCTCGATCAGGTGCTGCTGGTCTTTCAAGTGGTGCTGGGCGGGGTGGGCTTTCTCTCGCTGCTGGTCGGGGGGATCGGGATCATGAACATCATGCTGGTCTCGGTCACCGAGCGCACCAAGGAGATTGGGATTCGCAAGGCAGTCGGGGCCAAGCGCAACGATATCCTGCTCCAGTTTGTCACCGAGAGCATGACGGTCTCGGGGCTGGGGGGGCTTCTAGGAGTGGCCTTTGGCTACGGTGTCTCCGCGGCGATTGGCTTTGCGATGAAAGACCGGCTCCCGACCTTTGTCCCGCTCTGGGCGGCGGGGCTGGGCTTTGGCTTTGCCGTGAGTGTCGGGATGTTCTTTGGTATCTACCCCGCGGTGCGCGCCTCCAAGCTCGACCCAATCAACGCCCTGCGCTACGAGTAG